Proteins encoded by one window of Ascochyta rabiei chromosome 1, complete sequence:
- a CDS encoding U3 small nucleolar ribonucleoprotein imp3 codes for MTRKLKHHEQKLLRKVDFNTYKSDNDHRETLVMRRYAIQGRDDYRKYNQLCGSLRQLAHRIANLDPADPFRRKQENLLLEKLFDMGILGTGGGGRGKLSDIEHKVTVSAFARRRLPVVMARLRMSEHLTSAIKMIEQGHVRVGTTVITDPAYLVTRNMEDFVTWVDSSKIKRNIMKYRDKLDDFELEAL; via the exons ATGACACGCAAACTCAAGCACCACGAGCAGAAGCTCCTGCGCAAGGTCGACTTCAACACGTACAAGTCGGACAACGACCACCGCGAGACGCTCGTCATGCGCCGCTACGCCATCCAGGGCCGCGACGATTACCGCAAATACAACCAGCTATGCGGCTCGCTACGCCAGCTCGCCCACCGCATCGCAAACCTCGACCCAGCCGACCCCTTCCGCCGCAAGCAGGAGAACCTGCTGCTCGAGAAGCTGTTCGACATGGGCATCCTGGGCACCGGTGGCGGCGGCCGCGGCAAGCTGAGCGACATCGAGCACAAGGTCACCGTCAGCGCCTTTGCACGGCGCCGCCTGCCCGTCGTCATGGCCCGTCTGCGCATGAGCGAGCACCTCACCAGCGCCATCAAGATGATCGAGCAGGGCCACGTCAGGGTCGGGACCACCGTCATCACAGACCCGGCCTATCTCGTCACGAG GAACATGGAGGACTTTGTCACCTGGGTCGACTCGTCCAAGATCAAGCGCAACATCATGAAGTACCGCGACAAGCTCGACGACTTCGAGCTCGAGGCCTTGTAA
- a CDS encoding RBR-type E3 ubiquitin transferase yields the protein MDSDDDFNSSMSGEDFEDQDSDMDIEDDSDFDMDQDDVGFETQDKDIKPTKQAHEVDFKVFDPAQIQAQQDKQIDELSSILMQPPEASAILLRYMRWNKERLIEQYMEKTEEVLESAGLGQDAESNPPKLQRIQGFCCDICCDDSPDMDTFAMKCGHRFCADCYRQYLATKIQDEGEAARIRCPGEGCTRIVDSKSLDLLVAADLRGRYHVLITRTYVDDKENLKWCPAPDCKYAVQCGVKSKELNKVVPTVHCDCGHLFCFGCTLADHQPAPCSLVKKWLKKCEDDSETANWISANTKECPRCVSTIEKNGGCNHMTCRKCRHEFCWMCMGVWSEHGTSWYNCNRFEEKSGSDARDAQAKSRQSLERYLHYYNRYANHEQSAKLDKDIYLKTEKKMQQLQNSTGMSWIEVQFLDQASQALQQCRQVLKWTYAFAYYLARNNLTEIFEDNQKDLEMAVENLSEMFEKPIDQLQGLKVEMMDKTSYCTKRRIILLNDTAENLKQGNWEFIVSLT from the exons ATGGATTCCGACGATGACTTCAACAGCTCCATGAGCGGGGAGGATTTCGAGGACCAGGACAGCGATATGGATATCGAAGACG ACTCCGACTTTGACATGGACCAGGACGATGTGGGGTTTGAAACGCAGGACAAGGACATCAAGCCTACGAAACAGGCTCACGAGGTCGACTTCAAGGTCTTTGACCCCGCACAAATTCAGGCGCAGCAAGACAAGCAGATCGATGAGCTCTCGAGCATACTTATGCAGCCACCGGAGGCTTCCGCAATTCTTCTACGATATATGCGGTGGAACAAGGAACGTCTGATCGAACAATACATGGAGAAGACAGAGGAGGTACTCGAGAGCGCAGGGCTAGGGCAGGACGCTGAGAGTAACCCGCCCAAGCTACAAAGGATCCAGGGCTTTTGCTGTGACATCTGCTGTGACGACAGCCCCGACATGGATACATTCGCAATGAAGTGCGGGCACCGATTTTGCGCAGACTGCTACAGGCAGTATCTTGCGACCAAGATCCAGGACGAGGGCGAGGCTGCCAGGATACGATGCCCGGGTGAGGGCTGTACCCGGATTGTTGATTCCAAGTCGCTGGATCTTCTTGTTGCAGCAGACCTTCGTGGCAG ATACCACGTACTCATCACTCGAACGTACGTCGACGACAAAGAGAACCTCAAGTGGTGCCCGGCGCCCGATTGCAAATACGCTGTGCAGTGCGGTGTGAAGAGCAAGGAACTCAATAAGGTGGTGCCAACTGTTCACTGCGACTGCGGGCACCTGTTCTGCTTCGGATGCACATTAGCCGACCACCAGCCCGCGCCATGCTCGTTAGTGAAGAAGTGGTTGAAGAAATGCGAGGACGACAGCGAAACCGCAAACTGGATATCAGCCAACACAAAAGAATGCCCAAGATGCGTCTCGACTATAGAAAAGAACGGAGGCTGTAACCACATGACATGCAGAAAGTGTCGACACGAATTCTGCTGGATGTGTATGGGTGTGTGGTCAGAGCACGGCACCAGCTGGTACAACTGCAATCGCTTTGAGGAGAAGAGCGGCTCCGATGCCAGGGACGCGCAAGCTAAGAGCAGACAATCGCTCGAGCGATACCTCCACTACTACAACCGATACGCCAACCATGAACAGTCCGCGAAACTTGACAAGGACATCTACCTCAAGACGGAGAAGAAGATGCAGCAATTGCAAAACTCGACGGGCATGTCGTGGATTGAAGTCCAATTCCTTGACCAAGCGTCGCAGGCGCTTCAGCAGTGCCGCCAGGTCCTCAAGTGGACGTACGCTTTCGCGTACTACCTGGCGCGAAACAATCTTACCGAGATCTTTGAGGACAACCAGAAGGATCTTGAAATGGCTGTCGAGAACCTCAGTGAGATGTTTGAGAAACCGATCGATCAATTGCAGGGACTGAAAGTTGAGATGATGGACAAGACATCCTATTGCACCAAGCGACGCATCATCCTGCTCAACGACACAGCTGAGAACCTCAAGCAAG GCAATTGGGAATTTATTGTATCCCTCACATGA
- a CDS encoding translation initiation factor eIF-2B epsilon subunit, GEF, which translates to MPPKAKKGQDKGKAGEEEREDPLQAVILADPFETRFSPFTLERPRCLLPLANTPLIEYTFEFLANAGVEEIFVYCGAHRRQVEEYINRSKWSAPSSPFSRLELIQSTSHSIGDAMRDLDSRNLLVGDFLLVYGDVVSNLPLEGALAAHRARRVKDKNAIMTMVLREAGTTHRTKARGTSPVFVIDPEKDRCLHFEQMPNRDQSHFLSIDPELLSDHQEIEIRQDLIDCGIDICTPDVLALWSDNFDFQAPRKGFLHSVLKDYELNGKTFHTHITSDHYAARVRNLHAYDSVSKDIVSRWAYPLCPDSNLVQGQSYRLGKGKIYKEEGVILARDCVINSKTVIGRGTSIGDGSVITNSIIGRHCQIGRNVKIDGAYLWDHASVGDGSVVHKSVIANEASIGRKCTIEEGALISYGVAIGEGMTIRGEHRITRAKRRRESDEELVRGSPDLGVVGKGGDGFEFHDSDEEDEDEVVDSLIPSGSMYNLANLSQESISTLNSDSEADDYEIRHDRSATSSFLSINSQDSQHAANFDHDASASIYDSLVEGHESANIQLELTALRMSTNASDHQVRRAVATSFVKRIHQLTKSGETIKNAVAQVFGQHEELINRAIFDKNQTDKADQVDLMLLLQADLSHKEGGDAILLSVATKLVELDSVEEEGMIQWWEDEKSTENDEMKKVREKTKSLIDFLQQESESESEDDSEEDEDSE; encoded by the exons ATGCCGCCGAAAGCAAAAAAAGGTCAGGACAAGGGCAAGGCGGGCGAAGAGGAGCGCGAGGACCCTCTCCAGGCTGTG ATTCTCGCTGATCCCTTCGAAACACGTTTCAGTCCTTTCACACTGGAACGCCCAAGA TGTCTGTTACCGCTCGCGAACACCCCACTCATCGAATACACCTTCGAGTTCCTCGCCAATGCCGGCGTTGAGGAGATCTTTGTGTATTGCGGTGCTCACAGGCGACAAGTCGAGGAGTATATCAATCGATCGAAATGGTCTGCGCCATCCTCCCCTTTCTCTAGGCTGGAACTTATCCAATCAACATCACACTCGATAGGTGACGCGATGCGAGATCTCGACAGCAGGAATTTGTTAGTTGGCGACTTCCTCTTGGTTTACGGAGATGTTGTCAGTAACCTTCCGCTGGAGGGTGCTTTGGCTGCGCACAGGGCGAGGAGGGTCAAGGACAAGAACGCCATCATGACCATGGTACTGCGCGAGGCAGGGACAACGCACAGAACGAAAGCTCGAGGGACAAGCCCGGTCTTCGTGATCGACCCTGAGAAGGATAGGTGCCTCCATTTCGAGCAGATGCCCAACCGGGACCAGTCGCATTTCCTCTCGATCGATCCTGAACTATTGTCCGACCACCAAGAAATCGAGATACGACAAGATCTCATCGACTGCGGAATCGACATCTGCACTCCGGACGTACTTGCGTTATGGAGTGACAACTTTGATTTCCAGGCCCCAAGGAAAGGCTTCCTACACAGCGTTCTCAAAGACTACGAGCTTAACGGCAAGACCTTCCACACACACATCACCTCTGATCATTATGCGGCACGAGTTCGAAATCTTCACGCATACGATTCGGTCAGCAAAGACATTGTGTCGCGCTGGGCGTACCCACTTTGCCCCGATAGCAACCTTGTACAGGGACAGTCATATAGGCTAGGAAAGGGCAAAATCTACAAAGAAGAGGGTGTAATCCTAGCGCGGGACTGCGTTATCAACTCAAAGACAGTTATAGGACGAGGGACCAGTATCGGAGACGGCAGCGTTATCACCAACAGCATAATAGGACGACATTGCCAGATTGGCCGGAACGTAAAGATTGATGGTGCATACCTGTGGGATCATGCGAGTGTTGGCGATGGAAGCGTCGTGCACAAATCGGTCATTGCGAACGAGGCTTCCATTGGGCGAAAGTGCACAATTGAGGAGGGCGCGCTCATTTCGTACGGTGTGGCTATTGGCGAAGGCATGACTATCCGTGGGGAGCACAGGATCACACGCGCGAAgcgaagaagagaaagtgaTGAAGAACTTGTCAGGGGCAGTCCAGACCTCGGGGTGGTCGGCAAAGGCGGAGATGGCTTTGAATTCCACGATTCAGACGAggaggatgaggatgaggTCGTCGACAGTCTCATCCCCTCGGGCTCAA TGTACAATCTTGCGAACCTATCTCAAGAATCCATATCGACACTCAACTCGGACTCGGAAGCAGACGACTACGAGATAAGGCATGATCGATCGGCAACAAGCAGCTTCCTTTCCATCAATTCTCAGGACAGCCAGCATGCCGCGAACTTCGACCACGACGCTTCTGCTAGTATATACGACTCGTTGGTTGAGGGCCACGAGTCTGCCAACATTCAGCTCGAGCTCACAGCTCTCCGTATGAGCACAAACGCCTCAGACCACCAAGTTCGACGCGCCGTTGCAACCTCGTTCGTGAAGCGCATCCACCAGCTCACCAAGTCCGGCGAGACTATCAAAAACGCTGTCGCCCAGGTCTTTGGGCAGCACGAGGAGCTCATCAACCGCGCTATCTTCGACAAGAACCAAACAGACAAGGCAGATCAAGTCGACCTCATGCTGTTGCTCCAGGCAGATCTGAGCCACAAGGAGGGCGGCGATGCTATCCTCCTAAGTGTGGCAACAAAGTTGGTTGAACTGGACTCGGTTGAGGAAGAGGGCATGATACAATGGTGGGAGGACGAGAAGAGCACCGAGAACGACGAGATGAAGAAGGTCAGAGAGAAGACCAAGTCTTTGATCGACTTCTTGCAGCAGGAGAGCGAGAGCGAAAGCGAAGATGACAGCGAGGAAGATGAGGATTCAGAGTAA